The DNA region ACCGTTTGGAGCGGATTGATCGGGGGCTTCTTTTTACAGCTTTCCTATTTTGGTACAGATCAAAGCCAGGTTGGCCGTTATTTAACCGGCAGCTCGGTAGGGCAAAGCCGCCTCGGGCTAATCATGAATGGCCTGATCAAGATCCCGATGCAATTCCTGATCCTGCTGATAGGGGTACTGGTTTTTGCGTTTTACCAGTTTAACCGCCCGCCAATGTTTTTTAACCAGTATGAGGTTAAACAAATTCGAAAAAGCGTTTACGCTGCGGAATACGACCATCTCAATCAGCAATATGGCCAGGCTTTTGAGCAAAAAAAGATCAAGGCTAACGAGTTGATAAAAGCCATCGACAGCAAAAATGAAGACCGGATCAGTTATGCCAAAGATCAATTAAAGGTGGCCGACAGTAAGGCCCGCCTCATCAGGCAAAACGCCATTGAACTGATGAAAAAAAATAACCCCAAGGCCGATGATAACGATACCAACTACGTATTCCTTAGCTTTGTTACCCAGTATCTGCCCAAAGGTTTGATAGGATTACTGATGGCCATTATTTTTCTGGCCTCTATGGGCTCAACCGCGAGTGCTTTAAATTCATTAGCATCAACCAGTGTGGTTGATATTTACAAACGCATTGTTAATCCCAACGCCACAGATCAGAATTATTTAAATGCATCGCGCCTGGCAACGGTGTTCTGGGGCCTGGTTTGCATTGGGATGGCCCTTTACGCCAGCCGCATAGGTAATCTGTTAGAAGCCGTGAATCAATTGGGCTCTTATATTTACGGAACCATCCTTGGAGTGTTCATAGTGGCCTTCTATCTCAAAAAAATAAAAGGAACTGCGGTATTTATAGCGGCAGTTATAACGGAAGCAATTATTTGTATCCTGGGCTATTTTGATGCAATCGCTTATTTGTGGCTCAATGCTATCGGTGCTCTTTTGCTCATCGTAATCGCATGGGTTATCAGCGTAATGGTGCCTCCTAAATCAGCATCTACTCAGGAAATCTCAAATTAGCCGAATCATTTATCTGCAAATTGTTTGTTTTGCCCCTCTGGGCAATTTGTTATTCTTTATATAAATGCTACAGACCTTAAGCCCCTCTGGGGCATTTTTTAGTTTAAATGCAAATAAAAAGGCCCGTTTCTCATACGGAAACGGGCCTTTTGTATTTTAGAGCCCTCTCCTTTGGAGAGGGTTGGGTGAGGCTTTTACCGCTTAGCCTGATCCAGTGCTTCCTGGTTTAAGCGTGCATATTCTTCATCTTTATCAGCTTTGGCTAAAGCGATACCGGCTTCGGCAGCGGCAATTGCACCGGCTTTATCCCCTTTACGTAATAACAAACGCGATTCCCATAGCTTATACCACGGACCTTTAGGCTCAATTTTTTCGGCTTCGTAAACCCAGCCAAGGGCTTTATCAACATCTTTATGGTTTTCGTAGTAGTACTGTATGGCGTTGAAGTAATATGGCTTGCGGTCGCCTTTCATCAACTCGTCAATATTGGCCGTGATTTTGGCATCGTCGTCGGTTTCCATGTGGATATAGGCCGCGGTTTTGTCCCAAACCAAAACCAGGTCGGTTGATTTGGTAGTTGAATTGACAAAAGCCATAGTAAAAGTTTCGCGTTTTTCACTCACGCGGATAGGCTTGATGTTAAAACGCAGAAAATCCTGGTCTTGCTTATAGCTGTAAGCGCCCCATTGTTTTACCACTTTATTAAGGATGATGGTCCACTCGCCTTTATTGGGGATACT from Mucilaginibacter sp. SJ includes:
- a CDS encoding sodium:solute symporter; the protein is MSLTDWIVLGLTIFSIVLYGIWKSGNNKNIDQFLMGSRSLPWYHVGLSVMATQASAITFLSAPGQAYSDGMRFVQFYFGLPLAMIVLCITFVPIFHRLKVYTAYEFLEQRFDLKTRALTSFLFLVQRGLSTGITIYAPSIILSTILNINTVYTTLFIGGLVIVYTVYGGSKAVSYTQLLQMSIIFTGMFLAGVLVVYLLPGNVSFMSSLKMAGKMGRMNVIDWKFDPNNRYTVWSGLIGGFFLQLSYFGTDQSQVGRYLTGSSVGQSRLGLIMNGLIKIPMQFLILLIGVLVFAFYQFNRPPMFFNQYEVKQIRKSVYAAEYDHLNQQYGQAFEQKKIKANELIKAIDSKNEDRISYAKDQLKVADSKARLIRQNAIELMKKNNPKADDNDTNYVFLSFVTQYLPKGLIGLLMAIIFLASMGSTASALNSLASTSVVDIYKRIVNPNATDQNYLNASRLATVFWGLVCIGMALYASRIGNLLEAVNQLGSYIYGTILGVFIVAFYLKKIKGTAVFIAAVITEAIICILGYFDAIAYLWLNAIGALLLIVIAWVISVMVPPKSASTQEISN
- a CDS encoding DUF2911 domain-containing protein: MKKTYVLLFSMLIACCCFSSKSYAQIPRIPEASSTQTIIQDFGLGKITITYSRPNVKDRKIFGGIIPYGEVWRTGANAATTITFTEKVVIEGNPVPAGTYSLFSIPNKGEWTIILNKVVKQWGAYSYKQDQDFLRFNIKPIRVSEKRETFTMAFVNSTTKSTDLVLVWDKTAAYIHMETDDDAKITANIDELMKGDRKPYYFNAIQYYYENHKDVDKALGWVYEAEKIEPKGPWYKLWESRLLLRKGDKAGAIAAAEAGIALAKADKDEEYARLNQEALDQAKR